A section of the Castanea sativa cultivar Marrone di Chiusa Pesio chromosome 12, ASM4071231v1 genome encodes:
- the LOC142618919 gene encoding uncharacterized protein LOC142618919 produces the protein MAAESNSSSSPNLRILVERNPSESQLSELNIKGWPKWGCSPGKYQLKFDAEEICYLVKGKVKAYPKGSSEFVEFGAGDLVTIPKGLSCTWDVSVAVDKYYKFESTSSSSS, from the exons ATGGCTGCTGAGTCCAACTCAAGTTCCTCACCCAACCTAAGAATTTTGGTGGAAAGAAACCCATCTGAATCCCAGCTATCTGAATTGAACATCAAGGGCTGGCCCAA ATGGGGTTGTTCACCGGGAAAGTACCAGCTAAAGTTTGATGCTGAAGAAATATGTTATTTAGTGAAAGGGAAGGTGAAGGCATACCCTAAAGGCTCATCTGAGTTTGTAGAGTTTGGTGCTGGAGACCTTGTAACCATTCCAAAGGGACTTAGTTGCACTTGGGACGTATCTGTTGCCGTCGACAAATACTACAAATTCGAATcaacttcatcttcttcttcttag